The sequence GCACGTGAGGGAGTTGCGCGGCCTCCCGCAGCCGGTCCAACTGCCGTGCCATGACCTCCGGCCCGCCGACGGTCCGCCGCAGCACCGCCTCGTCCAGAACGGCACTAAGTCGGAGCGGTTTGTTCGAACGCAGCACCTCCTGGCGCGCGAGGCGCACTTCCACCAGCGCGTCCACTTTTCCGTCGTGCGCCCCGTCCACCGCGGCCCGCGTCACCTCGCGGGCGTACTCCGGCGTCTGCAGAAGGCCCGGCACCACGGAGTTCTCCAGCGTCCGCATGGACCCCGCCTGCGCCTCAAGACTGATGAAATCGCTGTACGTCGACGGCAGCAGGCCGCGGTAGGCGTGCCACCAGTGGTGCCGGCCGTCGTTGTCCGAGCCCGCCAGCACGACGAGCAACTCGTGCAGCTCAGGGTCCCGGACGTCGTACGCGTCCAGGAGCAGCCGTACGTCCGTGGGCTTGACCCCGCTGCGGCCGGTCTCGATCCGGCTGACCTTCGACTGGTGCCAGCCCACGAGGCGGGCCGCCTCGCCGCTCGTGAGGCCCGCGAGGGCACGCAGGGCACGAAGTTCGGCGCCGAGTTTACGTCGGCGCACCGCGGGGCCGTACTGCATGGCCGTCTCCTTCCGACCGTCGCGCGGACGCTATGGCGTCCGGCGTCACGCCGACGGTAGAGGACAAACCGGTTGCCCGCCCAAATACGGTCGACCGTTGCAGAGTTCACCGCTTCGAGCGACAGATATATGCATATCTTGGTGGATCGGCACCACGAACGCCGAGGTAGTGGCACTCTGGCGCAAGCACCAGTCCGGTACCGACTCGAAGTCATCCGCTTCGGTCGGACTCCGGTCCCGTGGGAAAGGGACGACGTCGCATGGCAGATCACCAGGAAGCATCCGTCACTCTGCCGAGCGATCCCGCCTCGGTCTCCGCCGCCCGGACGTATGTCACCGACGTCCTGGCCGAATGGGGACTGCCGTCCGACTCGGAGGCGGCCGACACGGTGCGGCTCATCGTCTCAGAACTCGCGACGAACGCCGTACAGCACACGTTCGGGCTGTCACCCACCTTCACGGTGGACATCGTGCTCGACCGCGACGAGCAACTGCGCATCGGAGTGACCGACAGCCACCCGCGCTTTCCGAAGCGGCTGCCCGCCGCAGTCCAGCAGGACAACGGCCGCGGCATGGTGATCATCCGCTGGCTGACCGCGGAGTCCGGCGGCAAGCTCACGGTCCGGCCCACCAGAGAGGGCGGGAAGACCGTGTCGATCATGCTGCCCTGGACGGTACCGGTGGAGCCGGTTCCGGCCGACTGAGCTCCGCGCGGGCTACTCGTCCCGCGCGCTCTTGTCGGAGGTCTTGTCGGCGGCCCGTTTCACCAGGTAGGGCAGGACCTCCCACAGCCCGACGCACAGGAGCAGGGTGGTCGCCCCGGCCACGATCCCCTCGGTCCGGTCCACCGCCACGTCCACGACGAGCAGCACGGAACCGGCGAGAGCCAGCCCGAGCACGGCCAGGCCGAGCTGTGCGAGCCGGGACGAGGCATTCACCACCTGGGGCTTGGCGCCCTGCTGGAACAGCCGGCGGTGCAGTGCCGCAGGGGCCGTGAAGAGCGCGGCCGCCAGGACCGAGAGCAGCAGGGTGACGACGTACGTGGTCCGCTGCACGGTGTCGAGGGACGGGAACCGCGGGGTGAAGGCGAGGGTCAGCAGGAAGGCGAAGAGGATCTGGACGCCGGTCTGGGTGACCCGCAGCTCCTGGAGGAGCTCGTTGAAGTTCCGGTCGGCGCGTTCGAGCCGGGTCTCGTCGCGCTCCTCGTGGTGGTGCGGTTCG is a genomic window of Streptomyces sp. NBC_00414 containing:
- a CDS encoding helix-turn-helix domain-containing protein; this translates as MQYGPAVRRRKLGAELRALRALAGLTSGEAARLVGWHQSKVSRIETGRSGVKPTDVRLLLDAYDVRDPELHELLVVLAGSDNDGRHHWWHAYRGLLPSTYSDFISLEAQAGSMRTLENSVVPGLLQTPEYAREVTRAAVDGAHDGKVDALVEVRLARQEVLRSNKPLRLSAVLDEAVLRRTVGGPEVMARQLDRLREAAQLPHVRIQVLPFGVGAHVGVTGPFVIFSFTNRSDLDVVVLDHLTSSLYLEQREDLQSYEEAFNSLQGQALSPADTLDFIAGVADGA
- a CDS encoding DUF6328 family protein, with product MAEPHHHEERDETRLERADRNFNELLQELRVTQTGVQILFAFLLTLAFTPRFPSLDTVQRTTYVVTLLLSVLAAALFTAPAALHRRLFQQGAKPQVVNASSRLAQLGLAVLGLALAGSVLLVVDVAVDRTEGIVAGATTLLLCVGLWEVLPYLVKRAADKTSDKSARDE
- a CDS encoding ATP-binding protein; protein product: MADHQEASVTLPSDPASVSAARTYVTDVLAEWGLPSDSEAADTVRLIVSELATNAVQHTFGLSPTFTVDIVLDRDEQLRIGVTDSHPRFPKRLPAAVQQDNGRGMVIIRWLTAESGGKLTVRPTREGGKTVSIMLPWTVPVEPVPAD